TTTAAGACAGACTTTATTGCAGATGCCTGCCAGATCTCACATTGCTTGGATAGGTGATTAACATGTCATCTAACCACGCCATATGATACGGCAGCCTGACGCCCGACTGTGCCGTCACTGATGTGTCACACAATCATCGGTTGATGAAATGCAATGACTGCAATGTAGTTAGCCTGGAACGCAGTAGTTTTTTCGCATAGGCTTAATATTCTAAAGCTTTTTGGTCTCAAGATGTCTCTTGTCTGGGGGGCATTCACTAGGAATGAAACGGGCCGGAATGGGGAGGGGCCTACCTGAATGTGTCTAATGAGAAACTTTTATATTCgtggcaaaatatatattttttgctatggtgtgcactaatgaatacacacCTGCTATTCCATCAGGCGACAGAAACGTCGGAGCGCATTGACATGGAGAAGCTGAAGGCGCGAGAGCAGATCATGTTCTTCGACGACGTGCTTTTGTTTGAGGACGAGCTGCACGACCACGGAGTGTCCATGATCAGCGTCAAAATAGTGAGTGGTACTTTCAGACAGGAACTGATACTTTATGATAACGTATGTCCATATGTCCGTCTCCGTGACAAGCGGGGGCTGTAAGACCAGGAATTAAAAAAAAGGCAATTTTCCTATTCAACTACTTATGTTAAATGCATTTTCTGAAATGCTTGCCTCTGAGAGGCTGATGAGGTTTTGAAGAATGACTTATGCTCTTGTTACCCACTTGTGTGATACAGAGAGTGATGCCCACCAGTTTCTTCCTGCTTCTGAGGTTCTTCCTGCGAGTGGATGGAGTTCTGATCCGTATAAATGACACGCGGCTCTACCACGAGGCAAGTGTGACTGGGCTGTCCTGAGAAATGACAATCGATTAACCACCAGAGTGGATGTGCATGAGAGTCATTTTCTGTGGATATCTTTAGCAGCAAATGGACAATATTCACTGTTAAGAAGTTCAACTATGAAAAGGCTAGGCCTACTTATGAAATGAGTCATCACTTACCCTGGTTTTCTTTACAGGCTGGAAAGAATTACATGATCAGAGAGTATAGTACTCGAGAAAGCAACATTTCAGAATTGCAGGTGAGAATTGTATTTTCTGTTTGGAGAGTACATGTTTAGTATAGTCTTCTCCCTGAAAGCTTGGGGCACTGATGCCTCAGATCCTTAAACCCCCTTACACTCGTGGAAAAAACATGTGTGACCAGTATTGCATTTGAACAAAAACACTTTTAAGGTTATGGGGAAATTATCACACCGaaggtgaggacacaacagttcacctgacaggGGATTGAATCCAAACATTAACCTGTTGATGGGCGTTTTACATTTGCTGAACTTTTTAAAGCATTTGTCAAtaacgaaatctgaaaatactctggatacattcaggaACATAAGAATATTCATTGACATTTTGGAGTAGGTGCAGGATAAGAAAAAACTATTACAATGGTTTGAGCGAGAGGTCTAACTtttgtctccaagtggccacacctcCAAATTGCACATATTCTATGTAATTTCAATAAGGAAAGAGCATTCAATTATAAGGCCTTTGGTATGACTCGGCCAGGGTTTGAACTCCCAAACTTCCAATCTCAGGTCACTTTTAACCACAAGTGGTCAACATTTCCACCCTTTGCTAAAAAGTATGTATGATTTTGTCTAAAACATATTGTCCAAATCATTCATGCTACTTCATGCATGTCACTGTGCAGCTGATACTATCATACCGCTATTGTAGAGGGTTAGTCATTTGCAAAATCTCCTTCCTTGTCTTCCAGAACGTCCCTGCTGCTCTGTACACCGACCCCAATGAGATCTCCCAGCACTTAACCCTGAAACTGACTAAGTGTGAAAAGCTGGAGCTCCCTGAGACAGGCCCTCAGCCAGGGAACACAGAGGCCCTCCAGTGATGGAGAGCAGGCTGGGCACTATGACTGGACATCACATTCACTTGTGCCTGGACTTAAGACAAGGGCAGGCCAACCAAGGAAGAGtttaccctccctccctttattttGTATAAACTGAGAACACTGCACCTGCCTCCCtccacacaaaaaaaaaagttcATAGAACTTAATTTTGGTCAAGTGGCCTCTTATTTTGAGTGTTATTTCACATTTCCTCTATGTAAATGTTTTGGTTGGAAAATTGTGATAATTGCGTCTTTTCTATTAGAACACCACATAATAGTTGTGTTGAATTCTATGTAACGTAGTCTGATACTTGAAGGTTGTGCTATGTTAAATGCATGCAGCGTTGGCTTGGATATCACAGAGATGGCTACACtgaaaaaaa
The sequence above is a segment of the Oncorhynchus gorbuscha isolate QuinsamMale2020 ecotype Even-year linkage group LG16, OgorEven_v1.0, whole genome shotgun sequence genome. Coding sequences within it:
- the LOC124000168 gene encoding TIP41-like protein, encoding MFANLSAMMTHGFKSSKQDFTFGPWKVTAAKTHIMKSKDIERLGEEMHMPSLPEMLFGDNILRIQHTDGYGIEFNAIDALKRVNNMHDSVKVACAQEWQESRADSEHSKEVVKRYDWTYTTDYRGTLLGEDLQMTATETSERIDMEKLKAREQIMFFDDVLLFEDELHDHGVSMISVKIRVMPTSFFLLLRFFLRVDGVLIRINDTRLYHEAGKNYMIREYSTRESNISELQNVPAALYTDPNEISQHLTLKLTKCEKLELPETGPQPGNTEALQ